In Neoarius graeffei isolate fNeoGra1 chromosome 15, fNeoGra1.pri, whole genome shotgun sequence, a single genomic region encodes these proteins:
- the rpl13 gene encoding large ribosomal subunit protein eL13 produces MAPSRNGMILNPHFHKDWQKRVRTWFNQPARKLRRRKARQAKARRVAPRPIAGPLRPIVRCPTIRYHNKVRTGRGFSLEELKAAGINKRVARTIGIAVDPRRRNRSTESLHTNVQRLKVYRSKLILFPRKASAPKKGDSTEEELKMATQLTGPVMPIKNVRKKDKARMITEEEKKFNAFASLRMARANARLFGIRAKRAKEAAEQEVEKKK; encoded by the exons ATGGCCCCCAGCCGGAATGGTATGATCCTGAACCCTCACTTCCATAAAGACTGGCAGAAGAGAGTTCGCACCTGGTTCAACCAGCCAGCCAGAAAACTCCGCAG GCGTAAGGCTCGTCAGGCGAAGGCTCGCCGCGTCGCCCCTCGCCCCATCGCCGGACCTCTGAGGCCCATCGTCAGGTGTCCGACGATCCGCTATCACAACAAGGTCCGCACCGGCCGGGGTTTCTCTCTGGAAGAGCTGAAG GCCGCAGGTATCAACAAGAGAGTGGCTCGCACCATCGGCATCGCTGTAGACCCACGCCGCCGCAACAGATCCACAGAGTCCCTGCACACCAACGTCCAGAGGCTGAAGGTGTACCGCTCCAAACTCATCCTCTTCCCCAGAAAGGCTTCTGCACCCAAGAAGGGAGACAGCACT GAGGAGGAGCTCAAGATGGCGACACAGCTCACTGGACCAGTCATGCCCATTAAGAAC GTGCGCAAGAAGGACAAGGCCCGCATGATCACTGAGGAAGAGAAGAAATTCAACGCTTTCGCTAGTCTGCGTATGGCTCGCGCCAACGCCCGTCTCTTCGGCATCCGCGCCAAGAGGGCAAAGGAGGCTGCTGAGCAGGAAGTAGAGAAGAAGAAATAG